In Solanum pennellii chromosome 3, SPENNV200, a single window of DNA contains:
- the LOC107013529 gene encoding uncharacterized protein LOC107013529, translating to MCPPIKIHNDVGVKVFLDQMRVNLDFFTKYPLCITLKDREQYNEGHGVIITGRINSDVRLSQTNIDLYSNNSIRLIGMNLDGVVNDNSEIDNDIICDHSNLFVADNQIYNNKETLKEVMRHVGLVEKFSFRVARCNASNYHLNCISKTCSWMMRASSLNKSNLFKVRKYIAQHTCSVRERVYARRQGITDVVAVLIMEKYIDPSTVYTPKDIADDMLKLHGVSLMYIQAWRAKEKAVKLVRGDPAESYAKLPGLFLHLEQTYPGSVLKIKKKEGDTFLYAFVALEACIRGWEYCRPIVVVDGAGLKCSYGGTMLTASTMDPGGKFLSYLIF from the exons ATGTGTCCACCtattaaaattcataatgatGTTGGGGTAAAGGTTTTTCTAGATCAGATGAGGGTGAATTTGGATTTCTTTACAAAATATCCATTAtgcatcactttgaaagatcgtGAGCAGTATAACGAAGGTCATGGAGTTATAATTACTGGTAGAATAAATTCTGATGTTAGATTATCACAGACTAACATTGATTTGTACTCCAACAATTCCATCCGTTTGATCGGAATGAATTTAGACGGAGTTGTCAATGATAATAGTGAAATAgataatgatataatatgtgaCCATTCCAACCTATTTGTAGCTGATAATcagatttataataataaagaaacacTTAAGGAGGTTATGAGGCACGTTGGACTTGTTGAAAAATTCAGCTTTCGTGTTGCGCGTTGTAATGCATCTAA TTATCACCTGAATTGTATTTCTAAAACTTGTTCTTGGATGATGAGGGCATCTAGtttgaataaatcaaatttattcaaaGTTAGGAAGTATATTGCTCAGCATACTTGTTCTGTTAGAGAAAGAGTTTATGCCAGACGTCAGGGGATAACTGACGTTGTAGCTGTCTTGATAATGGAGAAGTATATTGATCCATCTACGGTATATACCCCAAAAGATATAGCTGATGATATGTTGAAATTGCATGGCGTTTCGTTGATGTATATACAGGCATGGAGAGCTAAAGAAAAAGCAGTAAAGTTGGTGCGCGGAGATCCAGCAGAGTCCTATGCAAAATTACCTG GGTTATTTTTACATTTGGAGCAAACATATCCAGGATctgttttgaaaattaaaaagaaagaaggtgATACATTTTTATACGCATTTGTTGCGTTAGAAGCTTGTATTAGAGGTTGGGAATATTGTAGGCCAATTGTAGTTGTTGATGGTGCGGGATTAAAATGTTCATATGGTGGTACAATGTTAACTGCCAGCACAATGGATCCGGGAGGtaaatttttatcttatttaattttctga
- the LOC107013530 gene encoding uncharacterized protein LOC107013530 — MVFSEEELNLMDETILNQSSSHHDLKDHRSSKNRAVDSEHKVEELKADIAEVQAELKELKFTVDKHMADIKSYVDNSTKLIIKEIRLSKGEQIPEEQPEDNANQHAAQSDPTAMPTVSIGQHVQMSNTAAQKSTDDCFNVDAPTTSTSKPPKLDDYPDFTMTQIIALDPILNATTTPNVQTRHKNLGKYDSSPYIRMSEGESSSNRVPIFFQIKHPFQNHNGFDVPDDMIEEFNKWVFKDVSSRRGRYKR; from the exons CGAAACCATTTTAAATCAGTCCAGCAGCCACCATGATTTGAAAGATCACAGATCATCGAAAAATCGTGCCGTTGATAGTGAACATAAAGTTGAAGAATTGAAAGCTGATATTGCAGAGGTACAA gcagagttgaaagaactcAAATTCACT GTTGACAAGCACATGGCTGATATCAAGAGTTATGTCGATAACTCGACCAAACTGATAATTAAAGAGATTCGATTGTCAAAAGGAGAACAAATACCAGAAGAACAACCAGag GACAACGCCAATCAACATGCTGCACAATCTGATCCAACAGCTATGCCTACAGTTTCAATTGGACAACACGTCCAAATGTCAAACACAGCTG CTCAAAAGTCAACTGATGATTGTTTCAACGTTGACGCACCTACAACGTCAACATCAAAACCACCAAAGTTGGACGATTATCCTGATTTTACTATGACACAAATCATCGCACTTGATCCAATTCTTAATGCTACCACGACTCCAAATGTGCAAACAAGACATAAGAATCTAGGAAAATACGATTCTTCTCCTTATATCAGAATGTCGGAAGGGGAAAGCAGTTCAAATAGAGTACCTATAttctttcaaatcaaacatCCATTCCAAAATCACAATGGGTTTGATGTTCCAGATGACATGATTGAGGAGTTCAATAAATGGGTTTTTAAAGATGTGTCAAGCAGGCGTGGCAGATATAAACGCTGa